A stretch of Lathyrus oleraceus cultivar Zhongwan6 chromosome 6, CAAS_Psat_ZW6_1.0, whole genome shotgun sequence DNA encodes these proteins:
- the LOC127093512 gene encoding uncharacterized protein LOC127093512 — protein sequence MASSCVGTLSSPNPSLFFSQTKHMASTRRRVIKASVTEKLGIKIEKNPPESKLTQLGVRQWPKWGCPPSNFPWTYDATETCYLLEGKVKVTPSGANEAVEIAAGDLVVFPKGMSCTWDVSVGVDKHYRFE from the exons ATGGCATCATCATGTGTAGGAACTTTATCCTCCCCCAACCCCTCTCTATTTTTCTCACAAACCAAACATATGGCATCAACAAGGAGGAGAGTTATAAAAGCATCTGTCACAGAGAAACTTGGCATCAAGATTGAGAAGAACCCTCCTGAGTCCAAGCTCACTCAACTTGGTGTTAGACAATGGCCCAA ATGGGGTTGCCCTCCAAGCAATTTTCCATGGACATATGATGCAACAGAAACATGCTATCTTCTTGAAGGAAAAGTGAAGGTCACTCCTAGTGGAGCTAATGAGGCTGTTGAAATTGCTGCTGGTGACTTGGTTGTGTTTCCTAAAGGAATGAGTTGCACTTGGGATGTTTCTGTTGGTGTTGATAAG CATTATAGATTTGAATAA
- the LOC127095275 gene encoding uncharacterized mitochondrial protein AtMg00810-like: MAPCKPSTTLVDTKQKLSTSSDTSYEDPSLYQSLVGALQYLTFTRPDISYVAQQVCLHMHAPHMKHMLAFKRILRYVQGTLHFGLHLSSSPITKLISYTDADWGGCHDTRRSTSGYCVFLGDNFISWSSKRQPTLSRSSAEAEYRGLPMLSLNRHQRTKHIEMDIHFVQEKVARGQARVLHVPSRHQIADIFTKGLPCILFDDFRTSLSVREPPASTVGV; the protein is encoded by the exons ATGGCGCCTTGTAAACCATCAACCACTCTTGTTGACACCAAGCAGAAACTCAGCACCTCCTCCGACACTTCTTATGAGGATCCCTCCTTGTATCAGAGTCTTGTAGGGGCCCTACAGTATCTCACATTCACTCGACCTGATATATCATATGTTGCTCAACAAGTTTGTCTTCACATGCATGCCCCTCACATGAAACACATGCTTGCTTTTAAGCGCATTTTGCGTTATGTTCAGGGCACCTTACATTTTGGACTACACCTATCCTCATCTCCTATTACAAAGCTTATCTCCTACACTGACGCTGATTGGGGTGGATGTCATGACACCAGACGTTCTACATCTGGTTACTGTGTTTTTCTAGGTGACAACTTTATTTCTTGGTCTTCCAAAAGGCAGCCAACTCTCTCCCGTTCCAGTGCTGAAGCCGAATATAGGGGGTTGCCAATGTTGTCTCTGAATCGT CATCAGCGtactaagcatattgagatggACATTCATTTTGTTCAGGAAAAGGTAGCTCGTGGTCAGGCTCGCGTTCTTCATGTTCCCTCAAGACATCAGATCGCAGACATCTTCACCAAAGGACTTCCTTGCATTCTCTTTGATGATTTTCGGACCAGTCTAAGCGTCCGTGAACCTCCCGCTTCGACTGTGGGGGTGTGA
- the LOC127093511 gene encoding fructokinase-2 has protein sequence MSDSKDSLVISFGEMLIDFVPDTAGVSLAESLGFLKAPGGAPANVACAIAKLGGNAAFIGKVGEDEFGRMLANILKKNGVNTDGVLFDKEARTALAFVTLRKDGEREFMFYRNPSADMLLTESELKMDLIKKAKIFHYGSISLITEPCRSAHVAAMKAAREAGALLSYDPNVRLPLWPSAEAARTGIKSIWLEADFIKVSDDEVEFLTQKDAQNEEVIRSLWHDRLKLLLITDGEKGCRYVTKNFKGNVSGFKVNAVDTTGAGDAFVGALLTAVARDTSIFDNEAKLREALTFSNACGAMCTTQKGAIPALPTAEEAKKFISSKAN, from the exons atgtcagactcaaaggATTCATTGGTGATATCATTTGGTGAGATGCTTATAGATTTTGTTCCAGACACAGCTGGTGTGTCTTTGGCTGAGTCTCTTGGTTTCCTCAAAGCTCCTGGTGGTGCTCCGGCAAACGTGGCTTGTGCCATAGCTAAACTCGGTGGCAATGCTGCCTTCATTGGCAAG GTGGGGGAGGATGAATTTGGAAGGATGCTTGCTAACATATTGAAGAAAAATGGTGTGAATACAGATGGTGTTCTTTTTGACAAAGAGGCTAGAACTGCATTGGCTTTTGTGACATTGAGGAAAGATGGAGAGAGGGAGTTCATGTTTTATAGAAACCCTAGTGCTGACATGTTACTAACAGAATCTGAATTGAAAATGGATTTGATCAAGAAGGCCAAGATATTCCATTATGGATCTATCAGTCTTATCACTGAGCCATGCAGATCTGCTCACGTGGCTGCCATGAAAGCTGCTAGAGAAGCTGGTGCTTTGTTGTCATATGATCCAAATGTCAGGCTACCTCTGTGGCCTTCTGCTGAGGCAGCTAGGACGGGAATCAAAAGTATTTGGCTTGAGGCTGATTTCATTAAG GTGAGTGATGATGAAGTTGAATTTCTTACTCAAAAAGATGCTCAGAATGAAGAAGTTATTAGGTCTCTGTGGCATGACAGGTTGAAGCTGCTTCTTATCACCGACGGAGAGAAGGGTTGCAGATATGTCACTAAG AACTTTAAAGGAAACGTAAGTGGATTCAAGGTGAATGCAGTTGACACAACGGGTGCTGGTGATGCTTTTGTTGGTGCACTTCTCACAGCTGTGGCCAGAGACACTTCCATATTCGAT AATGAAGCAAAACTGAGAGAGGCCTTGACATTTTCAAATGCTTGTGGAGCAATGTGTACAACACAGAAGGGAGCTATTCCTGCACTTCCAACTGCTGAAGAGGCTAAGAAATTCATCAGCTCTAAAGCCAATTAA